In Mastigocladopsis repens PCC 10914, a single window of DNA contains:
- a CDS encoding efflux RND transporter periplasmic adaptor subunit, with translation MTTYLEIPVIGKKVKHPVRWLMGLMAAGVLVVGSATTYTVVNRGTSKQDIAALTVPVAAKDVTLRISASGKVQPVQNVNISPKNSGTLVELYVEQGDKVKQGQILAKMDSADIQARISQERANIAQSQAQLDQALAGSRPQEIAEQKARLAQAQAQLAQAKAGNRPQEIAQAQAQVNSAQAKAKYTSEQVKRYQYLYQQGAEKKQLLDQAISEDDAAKASLEEAQKQLALQQIGSRSEEIAQKEAAVEEARAALQLLEAGTRREEIAQRRAAVAAAQAKLKTEQVNLDNTIIRAPFSGVVTQKYANVGAYVTPTTSASTSASATSSSVVALARGLEVLASVPEADIGRIKQGQQVEIVADAYPDQVFKGHIRLIAPEAVKEEGVTLFQVRVAIDTGQDKLRSGLNVDMTFLGDKVQDALLVPTVAIVTEKGNTGVLIPNEKNKPVFRPVTIGAQVQEQTQILEGLQQGDRIFLNPPADYKLQQRQEQQKK, from the coding sequence ATGACTACATACTTAGAAATTCCCGTAATTGGTAAAAAAGTTAAGCATCCAGTACGCTGGCTCATGGGTTTGATGGCAGCTGGTGTCTTGGTTGTTGGTAGTGCCACAACCTACACAGTTGTCAATCGCGGGACAAGCAAACAAGACATAGCTGCACTTACTGTCCCCGTCGCAGCCAAAGATGTCACTTTGCGAATTTCTGCCAGTGGTAAGGTGCAACCTGTTCAGAATGTGAATATTAGCCCGAAAAACTCTGGCACTCTAGTAGAGTTGTATGTTGAGCAAGGCGACAAAGTAAAACAAGGGCAAATTCTTGCCAAGATGGACAGCGCAGACATTCAAGCACGTATCTCCCAAGAGCGTGCAAACATAGCACAGAGCCAAGCACAGTTAGACCAAGCTCTTGCTGGAAGTCGTCCTCAAGAAATTGCCGAACAAAAAGCGCGTTTAGCACAAGCCCAAGCGCAGCTAGCTCAGGCGAAAGCAGGTAATCGTCCTCAAGAAATTGCTCAGGCTCAAGCTCAAGTCAACTCAGCTCAAGCAAAGGCGAAGTACACCAGCGAACAGGTCAAGCGTTACCAATATTTATACCAGCAGGGAGCAGAGAAAAAACAATTACTTGACCAAGCCATTAGCGAAGACGATGCTGCCAAGGCTTCTTTGGAAGAAGCTCAAAAACAGCTAGCTCTACAACAAATTGGCTCTCGTTCTGAAGAAATCGCCCAAAAAGAAGCAGCGGTAGAAGAAGCACGAGCTGCTTTGCAGCTGTTGGAAGCAGGTACCCGTCGTGAGGAAATTGCCCAGCGCAGAGCAGCTGTTGCTGCTGCCCAAGCCAAGCTAAAGACGGAGCAAGTCAATTTAGACAATACGATCATCCGCGCTCCCTTTTCAGGTGTGGTGACACAAAAGTACGCCAACGTTGGCGCATACGTCACACCGACAACGTCAGCGTCTACTAGTGCGTCCGCTACTTCCAGTTCTGTTGTTGCCCTAGCACGCGGGTTAGAAGTTCTGGCTAGTGTCCCAGAAGCTGATATAGGCAGAATTAAGCAGGGGCAACAGGTAGAGATTGTTGCCGATGCCTATCCTGACCAAGTCTTTAAAGGTCATATCCGCTTGATTGCTCCTGAAGCAGTCAAGGAAGAAGGTGTGACATTGTTCCAAGTGCGTGTAGCAATTGATACTGGGCAAGACAAGCTGCGTTCTGGTTTGAATGTAGACATGACCTTTTTAGGTGACAAAGTACAAGATGCCTTACTCGTGCCAACTGTGGCAATTGTTACCGAGAAGGGCAACACAGGTGTTTTGATACCAAATGAAAAGAATAAACCCGTGTTTCGGCCCGTCACAATTGGAGCACAAGTCCAAGAGCAAACACAGATTTTAGAGGGACTGCAACAAGGCGATCGCATATTTCTTAACCCGCCCGCAGATTACAAGCTCCAGCAACGCCAAGAGCAGCAGAAGAAATGA